One window of the Kwoniella dejecticola CBS 10117 chromosome 3, complete sequence genome contains the following:
- a CDS encoding septum-promoting GTP-binding protein 1 gives MTDQGYTSSGSGSGRVSGGEGGDRNSIVLKVGMVGDSQIGKTSLMVKYVEGSFDEDYIQTLGVNFMEKAITIRNTEITFSIWDLGGQREFVSMLPLVSNDAVAILFMFDLTRKATLNSVKEWYRQARGFNKTAIPVLIGTKYDQFASFPREEQEEITKQAKRFSKAMHAPLIFCSTSHSINVQKIFKIVLAKAFDLKCVIPEIDEVGEPILLYVDV, from the exons ATGACGGACCAAGGATACACATCATCCGGCTCGGGCAGTGGAAGGGTATCAGGCGGCGAAGGAGGAGACCGGAATTC TATCGTATTGAAAGTCGGGATGGTCGGCGATTCCCAGATAGGTAAAACGTCATTGATGGTCAAATACGTAGAAGGGAGTTTCGA CGAGGATTACATACAAACGCTAGGAGTGAATTTTATGGAGAAGGCTATAACAATACGAAATACAGAGATAACATTTTCG ATATGGGATTTAGGTGGTCAACGAGAATTTGTTTCGATGTTACCGCTAGTATCGAATGACGCAGTCGCGATATTATTCATGTTTGACCTAACGAGGAAAGCGACTTTGAATAGTGTGAAGGAGTGGTATAGACAAGCAAGGGGTTTCAATAAG ACCGCCATACCGGTCCTGATAGGGACGAAATACGACCAATTCGCTTCATTCCCccgagaagagcaagaagaaatcaCGAAGCAGGCTAAGCGATTCTCCAAAGCTATGCATGCTCCtctg ATCTTCTGCTCGACATCACATTCCATAAACGTCCAGAAGATTTTCAAAATCGTCTTAGCCAAAGCGTTCGatctgaag TGTGTCATACCGGAGATCGACGAAGTGGGCGAACCGATCTTACTATACGTCGACGTGTGA